TAGGTAGCAGTCCGCTAGTTAACCAGGTTAGCTCTGATTGGACGATCTGGAACGCGGAAAGAGCTGCTCGGTGACGAACCTTCTACCTGAACTCACCTGGATTTTAATCAGGTGATTTTAAACCAGGAAATGATCTAGTAACAGCTGGCTGAGGAGAATCTGCAGAAAACTAAGAATGATtatctgtaaaaatgtgaacatttgaacGTGAAACTGGATCAGTTTGTGTTTGGATCCATTCAGAACTCTGTGCTGCTGATTTAAAGTAATATTCTCCTTCTCTGGTTTAATCTGTGAATGGTTCTGACagtaattattaatattaaaatctGCTGATGTTAAACTCTGGACCAGAAATGAGTAATTTAATTTGAACAATAACGGAGTTTAATAAAAGTCAAACATTCCCATCACACCAGAATAACAGCCTGATAATGGTGAAGCCCATTAAAttcttatcattattattgttgttgttgttgtcgtcgtTCAGGAGAACCAGAGTTTGATTTAAATCACTGCATTTATTCTGATCTTCATCCAGACCTGGAGAACTTAATGGGATCCTCTGATTTATTCAGGTCTGGAAAATGTTAAACTCTTGAAAAGTCTGTTATTATTTCCCACAGTTTTCTCATGGACTGTGCAGGTGAGGCTACAGGTAGAGGGTGCAGGTGAGGCTACAGGTAGAGGGTGCAGGTGAGGCTctcctgattggctgctgtGTGTTTCAGAGCAGCAGGATGGCAAAGAGGATCGCTGATAAGGAGCTGACGGACAGGAACTGGGaccaggaggaggaaggagaggaggtgaGTTATTAGGAGGAGCTGAAGATGATGGACTGTTGGTGTTAAACTGATCTTCTGACCTTCTGGTTTCTCCTCAGGCCGGAACCTTCTCAGTAGCAAGTGAAGATGTGTTGAAGAACCGAGCCATAAAGAAGGCGAAGCGCCGAAACACTGGAGCGGAGGTGAACAGCAACTTCCTGTTTGAAACTCTGAGAACTCTGACGTGTTGCTCATGGTCTGATGTTTCCGTCTCTGTCTGTTCCAGAGTGAAGTTGGAGGAGCTTTCAaaagttttaaaggtttttctttgGCCTCGACCGGCGGAGCCTCGGCTCCAACAGCGTTCTCTGGTTTCGGCAACGGTGGAGGTCTGAAGGGCCTCGGAGGGCTGACCAACGGGAACTCTGCTCCCTTTGGAGGATTCTCATCTACTGCTGGAGCTGGTGAGGAAACATCTGCATGAGGTCATTCCTATGTAGGGCTGGAGGGTTAGGATGTTAGCAGACACTCTGAAGGTCTGGATCTTCATGTCGGGTTGGTTTATGTGTATTCAGTGAAATGTGTCTGAAGTCTGATTGGTTCAGATGTTGGAGGAaaattcagacattttaaaatccaAACTAGTTTCTTATTGGTTTCTTTTCCACCAATCAACAGTTAGGATCCATCCAGGAGAACTTTATGGTTCTCCTCAACCACAGCTTGAATGTTCTGATGTTTGTGTGGTACCGGGTCACACCACCATCAGTGTGTCTAACggcccctcccctcctctctccctctcaggTGTGACGTTTAACGGGCCGTCCTCCATGACACCCCCCTGTGACATCAGCACTAAGCAGACAAATGGCTCCGCCCCCGGCCCCGCCCACAAGGAGTACAGGCGCCAGCTGACGGCTCTGAACTGCTCGGTGAGGGACTGGATCACCAAGCACGTGAACGACAACCCTCTGTGTGACCTGCAGCCCATCTTCAAGGACTACGAGCGCCACCTGTCCAGCATCGAGCGCCAGTACGGGTCTGGAAGTTCTGAAGGAGGTTCTGGAGGTCCTGAGGAGAAGAAAGCTCCGGCTTCATCCGGCGGCTCCTCGGCTGCTCTGTTCTCCTTCAGTAAAACCACGGCAGAAGACTCGACCCGGGACCAGAACTCCGGTTCTGCTCCGGTTCCGACCGGAGTCACCTTTAACTTTGGCCAGAAGGTGGACAGTTCGGTTCTGAGTTCTTTAGGGAACAAGTCCAGTCCcagcttctccttctcctccggGTCCAGTCAGACGTCTCTGTTCGGTTCTGGAGCTTCATTCAGTGGATCCAAAGCCGACGACGGCCGGACCACAGGTCAGGAGTTACTAGTTATTAATTAGAATGATTGATTTCCACATTgagctgtttgttttcctgctggAGGCTGAAGCTGGTTCTGGAATGAAGTCAGATGATGGAAAAGTTCTAAAACAGATTCTGGTTCTAAATAAAGCACATTAATGAGTAAATCTGCTTTATTCTACAACTCCAGCTGGTTATTGATCACACTAAAtgttctgcctctgattggttcACTAATAGATCATTATTAAACTCTACTTCTGTTCTCAGAGGAGAACCCAGATGAAGAGTCTGAAGAACCTCCAAAGCCTGAAGTGAAGGAGGTGAAGGAAGACGACGCCTTTTACTCCAAGAAGTACGTCCCTACCAGAACCTTTCACCCTCAGCTGGTTCTGTAGGATCTC
This is a stretch of genomic DNA from Acanthochromis polyacanthus isolate Apoly-LR-REF ecotype Palm Island chromosome 1, KAUST_Apoly_ChrSc, whole genome shotgun sequence. It encodes these proteins:
- the nup50 gene encoding nuclear pore complex protein Nup50; this translates as MAKRIADKELTDRNWDQEEEGEEAGTFSVASEDVLKNRAIKKAKRRNTGAESEVGGAFKSFKGFSLASTGGASAPTAFSGFGNGGGLKGLGGLTNGNSAPFGGFSSTAGAGVTFNGPSSMTPPCDISTKQTNGSAPGPAHKEYRRQLTALNCSVRDWITKHVNDNPLCDLQPIFKDYERHLSSIERQYGSGSSEGGSGGPEEKKAPASSGGSSAALFSFSKTTAEDSTRDQNSGSAPVPTGVTFNFGQKVDSSVLSSLGNKSSPSFSFSSGSSQTSLFGSGASFSGSKADDGRTTEENPDEESEEPPKPEVKEVKEDDAFYSKKCKMFYKKDSEFKEKGVGTLHLKQTDGKTQMIIRADTNLGNILLNIMVHSSMPCSRVGKNNVMVVCVPNPPVDDKNPSSPVPLLIRVKTSEDADELHKTLEEKK